Below is a genomic region from Ferribacterium limneticum.
CCTTGCCGAGCTTGATCAGCGTCTTGAGGCGCGTCTTGCGCGCTTCGGCGTCGAGCGGTTCGGGGGCTTCAGCCATCTGGCCTTGCAGCAGCGCCTTCTCGGCTGCCTTCTCCTTGGCCTTGCTGATGCGAGCCTTCGGGGCTTCCTTAACGGGGTCTTTTGCCTTAGCCATGAACACGATCCATAGAATTCGAGAAAACCATAAATTTTACCACAACTTAGCTGCGATTTGCTTGCTTGCTGAGCAGTTGTATGTAAGCCATTTTTTCCGCCGCGCTGAGTCCGGCCACGCCGAATTGATGCGCTTTCGCCTGCAATTCGGCAAAAGCGCGTCTCTGGCTGCCTTCCTGCAATTTATCCAGCGTGTCGCGGAATTCTTCGTCTGCTTCATCTTCGTCAAACGGCTGGCCAAGAAGTTCCGATGCGGCGTTTTCGATCATGCTCTCCTCGGGCTGGCCGCGCAGTTGCTCGCGCAGTCCGGCGTAGCTGCTGGTCTCGTCGTTGGCGCAGACCAATTCGTGCAGGCGAATCAGGGCGGGGCGTTCCGGCGTGTCGGGCAATAACTCGATCGGCAGCTGGCTGGCCAGTTGCGGCTTGTGCAGCACGATGCGCAGCAGGTTGCGGGTCAGCGACGGTGCGGTGCGCTTGGCCTTGGGCGGGGCGGACGGCGTGTAGGATTTGAGTTCGCACAGGCGCTCGACTTCACCCTGGGCAAAACCGCTGGCTTCGGCCAGGCGCTTGACCAGTTGCAAACGCAGCAGCGGTGTCGGCAGCTTGAGCAGCAGCGGCTTGGCTTCGTAGATCAATTGCGCCTTGCCTTCCGAGCTGGTCAGGTCGCAGCGCTGGGCCAGTTCGCGCAGCAGGAAATCGGACAGCGGCATGGCCTGGGTGACCTGGCGGTCGAACTGCTCCTTGCCGAGTTCGCGGATGTAGCTGTCGGGGTCGTGTTCCTGGGGCAGGAAGATGAAGGCGAGGCGCTTGTTGTCGGCCAGCGCTTCCAGCGAGTTTTCCAGGGCGCGCCACGCTGCTTTGCGACCGGCGTTGTCGCCGTCGAAACAGAAAACGATGCGATCAACCTGGCGCAGCAGCTTGGTGACGTGGGTGGCGGTCGTCGCCGTGCCGAGCGTGGCGACGGCGTTGCCGACGCCGTTCTGGGCCAGCGCGATGACGTCCATGTAGCCTTCGGTAACGATGGCCGTGTCGGTTTCGCGCAGGGCCTGCCTGGCTTGTGGCAGGCCGAACAGTTCGCGGCCTTTTTCGAAGAGTGGCGTTTCCGGCGAGTTGAGGTATTTTGGTTCGCCCTGGTCGATGATGCGTCCGCCGAAGGCGATGATTTCGCCCTTCGGATTGATGATCGGGATCATCAGGCGGTCACGGAAGCGGTCGTAGCGACGACCGGATTCGTTTTCGATGACCAGTCCGGCGATCTTCAGTTCGTCGGCGTTGTAGTCGGGGAAAACTTCCTGCAGGTTCTGC
It encodes:
- the dnaG gene encoding DNA primase — encoded protein: MIPDSFIQDLLARVDIVDLVDSYVPLKKAGANYAACCPFHNEKSPSFTVSPTKQFYHCFGCGAHGTAISFVMEYQGLGFVDAVKDLATRAGMQVPESEGRNFKDEKPGQTRTLIEIMARAAQYYKDQLKQSPKAIEYCKKRGLTGEIAARFGMGYAPDGWQNLQEVFPDYNADELKIAGLVIENESGRRYDRFRDRLMIPIINPKGEIIAFGGRIIDQGEPKYLNSPETPLFEKGRELFGLPQARQALRETDTAIVTEGYMDVIALAQNGVGNAVATLGTATTATHVTKLLRQVDRIVFCFDGDNAGRKAAWRALENSLEALADNKRLAFIFLPQEHDPDSYIRELGKEQFDRQVTQAMPLSDFLLRELAQRCDLTSSEGKAQLIYEAKPLLLKLPTPLLRLQLVKRLAEASGFAQGEVERLCELKSYTPSAPPKAKRTAPSLTRNLLRIVLHKPQLASQLPIELLPDTPERPALIRLHELVCANDETSSYAGLREQLRGQPEESMIENAASELLGQPFDEDEADEEFRDTLDKLQEGSQRRAFAELQAKAHQFGVAGLSAAEKMAYIQLLSKQANRS